Within the Thalassoglobus sp. JC818 genome, the region CGGCAAGTTTCCTCCCGGCTGGATGTTCCAAAGCGAAGCCATGGCTCTTCAGGCCAATGGAATGAGAAATCGCGGCGACCGCCCGAATCGAGCTCCGGGCTGGGGTTGGAGCATGTCGATTCTCCCGATGATCGATCAGGCCAACCTGTTCAACCTGATCGAGTTCGATGGTCGAGGAATGTGGGAACCACCGAACGATCAGGTGATCACTTCGACTTTCACAATGATGACCTGTCCTTCCTCCACTCAGCCGACTCACTTTAAGATCGGTGCAGCGAACGGAAGCGTCCAATTCAATAATCCTGGAATTGCGTCATCAAGTTACGTCGCTTGCCCTGGATCGTTCGTTCAATCCGCTTACTACACACAGCCAGTCGGTCGTAAAAACGGAGTCATGATCGAAGACCAAAACTTCGGTTTCCGAGACATTACCGATGGCTCTTCCAACACCATTCTGGCCGGTGAGGTTAAATACTGGGGAGTTGGAGCAGATACTGGCGGCGGAGCCTTCCTGTGGGACGCTACTTGGTACGGACACTTCCAGCGCAACAATAACGGTCGCGCTGAT harbors:
- a CDS encoding DUF1559 domain-containing protein produces the protein MSHSPTRRRQAFTLIELLVVIAIIAILIALLLPAVQQAREAARRTQCKNNLKQIGLAMHNYHDVYGKFPPGWMFQSEAMALQANGMRNRGDRPNRAPGWGWSMSILPMIDQANLFNLIEFDGRGMWEPPNDQVITSTFTMMTCPSSTQPTHFKIGAANGSVQFNNPGIASSSYVACPGSFVQSAYYTQPVGRKNGVMIEDQNFGFRDITDGSSNTILAGEVKYWGVGADTGGGAFLWDATWYGHFQRNNNGRADAPESTMRAGEFRINPPSVANDNTKRNSYGSLHDGGAQFLLADGSVRFLSTSIDHTQTSWADVNNNVIPWSQVGTFQRLCARNDGQIVGEF